One window of the Rosa rugosa chromosome 3, drRosRugo1.1, whole genome shotgun sequence genome contains the following:
- the LOC133736764 gene encoding protein OXIDATIVE STRESS 3 LIKE 2 produces MSIALDRIGDVAPSSGFMHGGAMSFGLIFESSPGEDRAPAVASSSLSSIGKNSDVLSDEGDEENDEAQSSYNGPLDMMEALEEVLPIRRGISKFYNYKSKSFTSLADVSTSSSIKEIAKPDNAYTRKRRNLLASNLIWDKNRNSPLSCRGGISKSSKRTITASQSTLALAVEMCSSETSPSTSGDSNSSSLTPPSFNKLGNHVAWRSLSLADLQECATSAAVNTTSRFFPSKPNLQP; encoded by the exons ATGTCGATCGCATTGGATAGGATCGGTGACGTCGCGCCCTCGTCTGGCTTCATGCACGGTGGGGCCATGTCGTTTGGCTTGATATTCGAGTCGTCGCCGGGAGAGGATAGAGCTCCGGCCGTTGCGTCTTCCTCGTTGTCTTCGATCGGGAAGAACAGCGACGTGTTGTCGGACGAAGGCGACGAGGAAAATGACGAGGCTCAGAGCTCGTATAATGGTCCTTTGGATATGATGGAGGCTTTGGAGGAGGTTTTGCCTATCAG GAGAGGCATCTCGAAGTTCTATAACTACAAATCCAAGTCCTTCACGAGTCTGGCAGATGTTTCAACTTCTTCCTCCATTAAAGAGATTGCGAAGCCAGATAATGCCTATACCAGGAAACGCAGGAACCTGCTCGCTTCGAATCTCATCTGGGACAAGAATCGGAATTCCCCACTGAGTTGTAGGGGTGGGATATCAAAGTCCTCAAAGAGAACAATCACCGCAAGTCAAAGCACGTTGGCTTTGGCTGTGGAAATGTGCAGCTCGGAAACCAGTCCCAGTACAAGTGGTGATTCCAACTCAAGTTCCCTTACTCCTCCATCCTTCAATAAACTCGGAAATCACGTTGCTTGGCGATCATTATCCTTGGCTGATTTGCAAGAATGTGCCACTTCTGCAGCTGTAAATACCACCTCTCGCTTCTTTCCTTCAAAACCAAATTTGCAGCCCTGA